One window of Leucoraja erinacea ecotype New England chromosome 14, Leri_hhj_1, whole genome shotgun sequence genomic DNA carries:
- the LOC129703577 gene encoding C-C motif chemokine 8-like has protein sequence MHCTKLLQITLILVLVGTIFGMSSYLRPSRVTTNCCKKVSRKPIPFHITHYKLQNALFPCVEAIVFYTSERGAFCSNPSARWVSRKIAVIINQTETGST, from the exons ATGCATTGCACCAAATTGCTTCAAATCACCCTTATCCTCGTACTAGTGGGGACAATCTTCGGAATGAGCTCAT ATCTCCGACCAAGCAGGGTTACCACAAACTGCTGCAAGAAAGTGTCAAGAAAGCCAATTCCCTTTCATATCACACATTATAAGCTGCAGAATGCTCTTTTTCCATGCGTGGAAGCTATAGT TTTCTACACATCGGAGAGAGGAGCTTTCTGTTCAAACCCTTCCGCACGCTGGGTATCGCGAAAGATTGCAGTGATCAT